Proteins encoded within one genomic window of Candidatus Syntrophocurvum alkaliphilum:
- a CDS encoding ABC transporter ATP-binding protein translates to MTAIKVTNLTKAYNKSKFDLSINNLVINEGSIFSLLGPNGAGKTTFLKILLNLIKDYKGNVNVYNYDANDRNNLNSLISYMPENKNLYENMSIAQMIHFAKNVVPNFDIKKAHELFTLFPLKTTQKISTLSYGEKTQLYTIITFAKPAKLFILDEPTRGLDPVMQERLLSVVRDESTEGKTIVFSSHQISEVEEISDSTAIIKNGSIILNGNVDDLKEQLSLIVLNNDDLDLLKSTSIKIASIRTQEHNNYILLKGSKKELTTLQNVLPRSELVKPNLKDIFLNSVEGRRVN, encoded by the coding sequence GTGACTGCAATTAAAGTTACTAACTTAACTAAAGCCTACAATAAATCTAAATTTGACCTCTCAATCAACAATTTAGTTATTAATGAAGGAAGTATCTTTAGTTTATTAGGGCCAAATGGAGCTGGTAAAACTACTTTTTTAAAGATTTTATTAAACCTAATAAAAGATTACAAAGGTAATGTTAATGTTTATAACTATGATGCAAATGACAGAAATAATTTAAATAGTTTAATTAGTTATATGCCAGAAAATAAGAACCTTTATGAAAACATGTCTATTGCTCAGATGATTCATTTTGCTAAAAATGTAGTTCCAAATTTCGATATAAAAAAAGCACATGAGTTATTTACTCTTTTTCCATTAAAAACAACACAAAAAATATCTACTCTTTCCTATGGAGAGAAAACACAGCTATACACAATAATTACCTTTGCTAAGCCAGCTAAGCTTTTTATACTTGATGAACCTACTAGAGGACTTGATCCAGTTATGCAAGAGCGGTTGCTTAGTGTTGTAAGAGATGAAAGTACAGAGGGTAAAACTATTGTTTTTTCTTCACATCAAATATCTGAAGTAGAAGAGATTTCTGATTCTACTGCTATTATAAAAAACGGAAGTATTATATTAAATGGCAATGTAGATGACCTTAAAGAACAGCTATCACTAATAGTATTAAATAATGACGATTTAGATTTACTCAAAAGCACCTCAATAAAAATTGCATCTATTCGTACTCAAGAACATAATAATTATATTTTATTAAAAGGGAGCAAAAAAGAACTAACAACGCTCCAGAATGTTTTACCTAGATCAGAGTTAGTAAAACCAAACCTAAAAGACATCTTTCTAAACTCTGTTGAAGGAAGGAGGGTAAACTAG
- a CDS encoding YbjQ family protein: protein MLVTTTDELKGYKVTEVYGIVKGSSIRAKHLGRDIAATLKGFVGGELKGYSEMLDEAREEAKNRMIEQADRKGANAIIAVRFVSSQVMSGAAEVLVYGTAVHITKE from the coding sequence ATGTTAGTAACCACTACTGATGAATTAAAAGGGTATAAGGTAACTGAAGTATATGGAATTGTCAAAGGAAGCTCTATTAGGGCAAAGCATTTAGGAAGAGATATAGCTGCAACTTTAAAAGGATTCGTAGGTGGAGAATTAAAAGGTTATAGTGAAATGCTTGATGAAGCTAGAGAGGAAGCTAAAAACCGTATGATTGAGCAAGCAGATAGAAAAGGAGCAAATGCCATAATAGCAGTACGTTTTGTCAGTTCACAAGTAATGAGCGGAGCAGCAGAAGTACTAGTTTATGGAACTGCAGTACACATAACTAAAGAATAA
- a CDS encoding GntR family transcriptional regulator, translating into MIWLKLDFHSGEPVYQQIVSGYKSRILAGLLKKDEMVPSIRELAKELKVNPNTVARAYRELEVEGFIYSRPGVGNFIKMPDKDELKQRVKEEVKFDLEETMTKAKNYNLSKNEIIILIDETLNTIYGGE; encoded by the coding sequence TTGATATGGCTAAAGCTCGATTTTCATTCAGGGGAACCAGTATATCAGCAAATTGTAAGTGGTTATAAAAGCCGTATTCTTGCTGGATTACTAAAAAAAGATGAAATGGTTCCTTCTATTCGGGAACTTGCAAAGGAATTAAAGGTAAATCCAAATACAGTTGCCAGAGCTTATCGAGAGTTAGAGGTAGAAGGGTTCATATACTCACGCCCTGGTGTTGGAAATTTTATAAAAATGCCTGACAAAGATGAACTCAAGCAAAGAGTTAAAGAAGAAGTTAAGTTTGATTTAGAAGAAACAATGACAAAAGCAAAAAATTATAATTTAAGCAAAAATGAAATAATAATACTAATTGATGAAACCCTTAATACTATATATGGAGGTGAATAA